From Flavobacteriales bacterium, a single genomic window includes:
- a CDS encoding gliding motility-associated C-terminal domain-containing protein: protein MKLKSLLLILSVILHMGHVLAQTQTRWVTRYAGTGTATDRAADMVIDANGNVYVTGTAIGPSGNFDYYTIKYNNAGVEQWKVNRNSADGSSNGPDEARAIAVDGSGNVYVTGMGRAFGAGSDTLDMMTVKYNSSGVQQWVRAEDGTGSGADIGYDIKVDGSGNVYVVGTLSQSGGYDIVIRKYTSTGGNGWMRTYDENGGDDMGYAIDIDGSGNVYVTGTSYEDATENYNLAVLKYNSAGTLQWSTPYNGTASGYDAGFAITVDFSGNVYVAGHELTSGVINFDIVTMKLNSAGTVQWSKLYGGNANDLDKPNDIKVDAGGFVYTAGRVISSGNGEDFTTLKYSPTGGLRWANLYNGTANAYDEARMLMVEPNDSNVYVAGMRTNTNGGADYLAIKYDSAGTQQWTYTYNGPASSIDQAVAIAIDDTVNVYMSGYSNGVGTGTDYATLKFCQYFSNIQGNGTICLGDSMQLGASGGTSYSWSPTTGLSNPSISNPKASPAVTTTYVLTASNWYGCSDVDSITVVVTPLPTPTISSSGNDSLCAGESVVLTTDSAVTYLWSTGETTISITADTTGSYTVTVVDTNGCSNTTSPYDLTVSALPIVDAGLDTSICIGDTTQLDGSGADVYLWTPSATLSSGNVEDPLAMPTADIKYFVTGTDTVTGCINNDSVSVTVNPLPTITISSNTSICPGDSTQLTATGGTNYVWSPSTGLSDPNIDNPMASPASTTTYTVSVTDGNSCSKTANVKVTVFPKPNPTVTPSGPQFLCQGGTVTLTSSTFANYLWNTGATTKSIVVDSTGSYYVKVTDGNLCSDSSAAVSVTVSSPPVISAGSDIQICIGDTADLLATGGNVYVWSPAAKMNSNTIANPKAWPTVNTQYIVIGTDSNTTCSSRDTVEVIVNPLPVVTTGSNVAMCLGVDTMLQASAPGNPTYSWTPTTGLDNPSIPNPVAAPTTTTTYTVAVTDSNMCVGTGTTKVTIYPLPTPIVTPDNAASICQGATLPVSVNNWFSYMWSTGETTRTITVNTTNNYVVTVTDTRGCKNSDSTQITVNPLPVADAGPDQKICLGTSTQLNATGGDQYLWTPSNVLDNATIANPIATPTTPLTLFIVTVTNSATTCWSTDTMIVNANSLPGGNAGVDQAMCPGDSVNMSASGGDTYSWSPTTGLSDPNISNPVATPSTTTTYTVLITNSATAGCKSDQVKVTVHPQPFIDLGPNISIIKGDSTQLWISGDTADATYLWTPSVGLNEIDVTNPWCKPFQNTTYYVTLTSKFGCITSDSISVTITIPVVPPEGISPNQDGKNDTWKLDFIETLYPNATVEVYDRWGLRVFYSEGYPQEWDGTYNGEPLPVGTYLYIINLGNGTEPLTGPLTIIR from the coding sequence ATGAAGCTTAAAAGTTTACTGCTTATTCTTTCTGTGATCTTGCATATGGGTCACGTTCTTGCTCAAACACAGACCAGGTGGGTAACACGCTATGCCGGAACGGGCACTGCAACCGACCGTGCCGCCGATATGGTCATTGATGCCAACGGCAATGTGTACGTTACCGGAACCGCGATTGGTCCTTCCGGAAATTTCGACTACTATACGATTAAGTATAATAACGCAGGCGTTGAGCAATGGAAGGTAAATCGTAATTCTGCTGATGGATCCAGCAATGGCCCCGATGAAGCACGTGCGATCGCGGTGGATGGGTCCGGAAATGTTTATGTAACCGGAATGGGCAGAGCATTTGGCGCGGGCAGTGATACCCTGGATATGATGACGGTTAAATACAACTCGAGCGGTGTACAGCAATGGGTTCGCGCCGAAGATGGAACCGGCAGTGGCGCCGATATCGGCTACGATATCAAGGTAGATGGAAGCGGAAACGTCTATGTTGTTGGGACTTTGAGTCAAAGCGGTGGGTATGATATTGTTATCAGAAAGTACACAAGCACTGGAGGTAACGGTTGGATGCGGACATATGACGAAAATGGAGGCGACGATATGGGTTATGCCATTGACATTGATGGTTCCGGTAATGTATATGTTACAGGAACATCTTATGAAGATGCCACCGAGAACTATAACCTTGCAGTACTCAAGTATAACAGTGCGGGTACATTGCAATGGTCGACACCATATAATGGCACAGCAAGTGGTTATGACGCCGGCTTTGCAATCACTGTGGATTTTTCAGGAAATGTCTACGTGGCAGGACATGAGCTTACCTCCGGTGTAATCAATTTTGATATCGTAACCATGAAACTAAATAGCGCAGGTACGGTTCAATGGAGTAAGCTGTATGGTGGTAACGCAAATGATCTTGACAAACCAAATGATATAAAGGTAGATGCGGGAGGTTTTGTATACACAGCTGGCAGGGTTATATCTTCAGGTAACGGCGAGGATTTTACTACCCTCAAGTATTCACCTACCGGAGGTCTGCGCTGGGCCAATTTATATAACGGCACTGCAAATGCATACGATGAAGCCCGTATGTTGATGGTGGAACCCAACGACAGCAATGTATATGTGGCAGGTATGCGTACCAATACCAACGGTGGTGCAGATTATCTGGCGATCAAATATGATTCCGCCGGAACACAGCAATGGACCTATACCTACAACGGGCCTGCCAGTTCCATAGATCAGGCAGTTGCTATTGCCATTGATGACACGGTGAATGTATATATGTCAGGCTATAGCAACGGAGTAGGAACCGGCACAGACTATGCCACCCTAAAATTTTGCCAATACTTTTCCAATATCCAGGGGAATGGTACGATTTGCCTGGGTGATTCCATGCAGCTTGGTGCTTCCGGCGGAACATCCTATTCATGGAGTCCGACAACCGGCCTGAGCAACCCAAGTATTTCCAATCCAAAAGCTTCGCCGGCTGTGACTACAACTTATGTACTTACCGCTTCCAATTGGTATGGCTGTTCAGACGTCGACTCAATAACTGTGGTGGTAACGCCACTCCCAACCCCAACGATCTCTTCCAGTGGAAATGACAGCCTTTGTGCAGGAGAAAGTGTTGTTCTGACCACCGACAGTGCGGTTACCTATCTGTGGAGTACAGGCGAAACCACGATTTCGATCACCGCGGACACCACAGGAAGTTATACCGTAACTGTTGTTGATACCAACGGTTGTAGTAATACCACCTCACCATACGATCTTACCGTAAGCGCCCTGCCCATTGTAGATGCAGGATTGGATACCTCCATTTGTATCGGCGATACCACCCAACTTGATGGAAGCGGTGCTGATGTGTATTTATGGACGCCTTCGGCAACACTTTCCAGCGGCAATGTTGAAGATCCCCTGGCCATGCCAACCGCTGACATAAAATATTTTGTCACCGGAACAGATACGGTCACCGGATGTATTAATAACGATTCGGTATCTGTCACCGTGAATCCATTGCCTACCATTACAATCAGTAGCAACACTTCTATTTGTCCGGGCGATTCTACCCAACTGACAGCAACCGGTGGCACCAATTATGTCTGGTCCCCTTCAACCGGCCTGAGTGATCCAAACATTGATAACCCAATGGCTTCTCCGGCATCAACAACCACATATACGGTCAGCGTCACCGATGGTAACAGTTGCTCGAAGACAGCCAACGTAAAGGTTACCGTATTCCCCAAACCCAATCCTACCGTGACACCCTCAGGACCTCAATTCCTGTGTCAGGGTGGAACGGTTACACTCACCTCAAGTACTTTCGCCAATTATTTATGGAATACTGGTGCGACAACCAAAAGTATTGTGGTTGACAGCACAGGAAGTTACTATGTAAAGGTAACCGATGGTAATTTGTGTTCCGACTCATCTGCTGCGGTCAGTGTAACCGTAAGCTCCCCGCCTGTTATCAGTGCCGGTTCGGATATCCAGATTTGTATCGGAGATACGGCTGATCTCCTTGCCACCGGAGGTAACGTTTATGTATGGTCTCCTGCAGCCAAGATGAACAGCAACACAATTGCAAACCCTAAAGCCTGGCCTACGGTTAACACCCAATACATTGTTATCGGTACCGATTCCAATACAACCTGTAGCAGTCGCGATACCGTTGAGGTGATCGTGAATCCATTGCCGGTGGTGACTACAGGCAGCAATGTAGCGATGTGTCTGGGAGTCGACACCATGCTGCAGGCATCCGCTCCAGGTAATCCTACTTATAGTTGGACTCCAACAACCGGACTGGATAATCCGTCCATTCCCAATCCCGTTGCAGCCCCGACTACAACTACAACCTATACCGTAGCAGTAACGGACTCGAATATGTGTGTGGGTACAGGAACCACCAAGGTCACTATCTACCCTCTTCCAACACCCATCGTTACACCTGACAATGCAGCGTCTATCTGCCAGGGAGCAACTCTGCCGGTTTCGGTGAATAATTGGTTCAGCTATATGTGGAGTACAGGAGAGACCACCCGCACCATTACCGTAAATACCACCAATAACTATGTGGTGACGGTCACAGATACCAGGGGGTGTAAGAATTCGGATAGCACCCAAATTACGGTAAATCCCCTTCCGGTAGCCGATGCGGGCCCGGATCAAAAGATATGCCTGGGAACCAGTACGCAGTTAAATGCTACCGGAGGAGATCAATATCTCTGGACACCCTCAAATGTCCTGGACAATGCCACGATCGCCAACCCGATTGCTACACCTACAACACCGCTTACTTTGTTTATTGTCACCGTAACCAACAGTGCCACTACGTGCTGGTCTACAGATACAATGATCGTAAACGCCAATTCATTACCCGGTGGCAACGCCGGTGTTGACCAGGCCATGTGCCCCGGAGATTCTGTTAATATGAGCGCTTCCGGTGGTGACACGTATAGCTGGAGTCCGACAACCGGCCTGAGCGACCCCAATATTTCCAATCCGGTGGCAACCCCATCAACGACAACCACCTATACAGTATTGATCACCAACAGCGCAACGGCCGGATGTAAATCAGATCAGGTGAAGGTCACGGTACATCCGCAGCCATTCATTGACCTGGGACCCAATATCTCCATCATCAAAGGAGACAGTACACAGTTGTGGATCAGTGGGGATACTGCGGATGCCACTTATTTGTGGACACCTTCGGTAGGATTGAACGAAATCGATGTAACAAATCCCTGGTGCAAACCATTCCAGAATACGACATATTATGTGACCCTGACCAGTAAATTCGGTTGCATTACGAGCGATAGTATTTCAGTGACCATTACCATACCTGTCGTACCTCCTGAAGGTATTTCACCCAACCAGGATGGCAAGAACGACACATGGAAACTGGACTTTATTGAAACTCTTTACCCGAATGCCACCGTAGAAGTGTACGATCGATGGGGGCTACGTGTGTTCTATTCCGAAGGCTATCCGCAAGAATGGGATGGTACTTATAACGGCGAACCCCTTCCGGTCGGAACATACTTGTACATCATTAATCTTGGTAACGGAACCGAACCACTTACCGGACCACTTACCATCATTCGATAA
- a CDS encoding PKD domain-containing protein, whose protein sequence is MADIGPPDPCNGQTITFTNLSDTFAVGYQWNFGDPTSTTDVSTIRNPPPYTYPGLGPYTVSLIVQPGTACADTAYEVVNIGTVNADFTAVIDSACVGVPFNFTDNSSTSPNDTIQAWMWYFGDGGTSSLPDPSYTYADSGIYTVKLIATSGLGCMDSVSKDIYAQKPPVATGVDTNACSNNPDAFLNGSVQFAGGGTWSGAGTFNTQNSLPTIYTPVQSEIDSGYADVWLITTGNGLCPADSDLVHIDFTPAPTVDIGPDSISVCKDTSAICFTASITIATGGTWSTSGSGGFLPDADSLNICYVPDSADFASDSIVLYFTTTGNADCNAVTDSVWIHFIDEPVVNIVSNDSTCAGIDFPISVNTSTGSGTWITLGDGSFLPDPNVLNPTYSPGTNDNASGNVCLIFVSSNNGLCRPVTDTLCITLVSQPQANGGADTSSCSNNAAIQLIGSVQNAGGGIWTGPGTFSPPNVLNPVYTPTNGGITLGFEDVELITTGNGLCPADTDVVRITFTPAPTADIGLDTLTVCKDVSGVDLVGTISIASGGKWSTNGDGTFQPHDSSLAITYVPGANDLQSTQVWLYLTTTGNGECLAVKDSILLDLVDAPVVNITAADTSCAGVCIPLTVNTSTGSGVWTTLGSGTFVPNANVTNPFYCPGATDDLLGSVTLVFESTNNGLCNSVSDTVTIGLVPGPQADFISNDNCIGDSTQFMDNSTKGFGNINTWSWFFGDGNVSGQPNPIHLYNAQTTYNVIYIVKDDRGCADTIQKDVFVHPLPDAEFLYTPGCLGEPVIFVDTSQVADGDSVITWYWQFGDGDTSTLQNPTHIYPVNGGYPVTLIVSSNVGCSDTVINGITVLAPPNADFTMDKTLLKLKEPVSFTDLSTGGIGSWFWDFGDGNTDTDQNPVHSYDQDTGVYTIMLIVTDLNGCVDTAYKTLEIYQPPAIPNAFTPNGDGTNDEFFIRGGPFRFYELKVYNNWGELIFLSNNQANKWDGTRDGIEQPMGVYVYTAVVISEDGVKDEFRGDVTLLR, encoded by the coding sequence ATGGCAGATATTGGCCCGCCGGACCCATGTAATGGTCAGACCATTACGTTTACGAATCTAAGTGATACATTTGCCGTGGGCTATCAATGGAATTTTGGAGATCCCACATCAACTACGGATGTTTCTACAATTCGGAATCCACCGCCCTATACCTACCCGGGTCTCGGACCATATACCGTATCACTCATCGTTCAACCGGGAACCGCGTGCGCAGATACGGCATATGAGGTAGTGAACATCGGGACAGTAAATGCCGATTTTACTGCTGTCATAGATTCTGCCTGTGTGGGTGTACCGTTTAATTTCACCGATAACTCGAGTACGAGTCCAAATGATACTATCCAGGCCTGGATGTGGTATTTCGGAGACGGGGGTACCTCATCTCTGCCCGATCCAAGTTACACCTATGCGGACAGCGGTATTTATACCGTCAAGTTGATCGCAACTTCCGGTCTTGGTTGCATGGATAGTGTATCCAAAGACATATATGCACAGAAACCGCCCGTGGCTACCGGAGTGGATACCAATGCCTGTTCGAACAATCCTGATGCCTTCCTGAATGGTTCCGTGCAATTTGCCGGTGGTGGCACATGGTCAGGTGCCGGAACATTCAACACACAAAATAGTTTACCTACGATTTATACCCCGGTTCAGAGCGAGATCGACAGTGGGTATGCTGATGTATGGTTGATAACAACAGGAAATGGACTGTGTCCGGCGGATTCGGATCTGGTGCACATAGATTTTACACCGGCACCAACAGTTGACATAGGCCCGGATTCCATATCCGTATGTAAAGATACTTCCGCGATATGCTTTACCGCAAGCATCACGATTGCAACCGGTGGAACATGGTCTACAAGTGGAAGTGGCGGGTTTCTGCCTGATGCAGATTCGCTGAACATTTGTTACGTGCCGGATTCTGCCGATTTTGCTTCGGATAGCATTGTCCTCTATTTCACCACCACCGGAAACGCGGACTGTAATGCAGTCACGGATAGTGTCTGGATACACTTCATCGATGAACCGGTTGTGAATATTGTTAGTAATGATTCTACCTGCGCAGGTATTGATTTTCCGATCAGTGTGAATACATCAACAGGAAGTGGAACCTGGATAACCCTGGGTGACGGAAGCTTTCTTCCCGATCCGAATGTGTTGAATCCGACCTATTCACCCGGAACAAATGACAATGCCAGCGGAAATGTATGCCTGATCTTTGTTTCTTCCAACAATGGCTTGTGCCGTCCGGTGACGGATACATTGTGTATCACATTGGTGTCACAGCCGCAAGCCAATGGTGGCGCAGATACATCTTCCTGTAGTAACAACGCAGCCATTCAATTGATCGGAAGTGTTCAGAATGCAGGCGGTGGTATCTGGACAGGTCCGGGAACGTTCAGTCCGCCAAATGTTCTGAATCCGGTGTACACACCAACAAATGGTGGTATCACCCTTGGTTTTGAAGATGTAGAACTGATTACAACCGGTAACGGACTCTGTCCGGCAGATACCGATGTAGTTCGCATCACGTTCACCCCTGCGCCAACAGCAGATATAGGCCTTGATACACTCACGGTTTGTAAGGATGTCAGCGGCGTTGACCTGGTTGGTACGATTTCCATTGCAAGTGGAGGAAAATGGTCTACCAACGGAGATGGAACATTCCAGCCCCATGACAGCTCATTGGCGATCACTTATGTGCCTGGTGCGAACGATCTTCAAAGTACGCAGGTCTGGTTGTATCTCACCACCACCGGAAATGGTGAATGCCTGGCTGTAAAAGATTCTATTCTGCTTGACCTGGTGGATGCACCTGTTGTGAATATCACGGCGGCAGATACGTCCTGCGCAGGTGTTTGCATTCCGTTGACGGTCAATACAAGCACCGGATCGGGTGTATGGACAACGCTTGGCTCCGGAACTTTTGTGCCAAATGCCAACGTAACAAATCCGTTCTATTGTCCGGGAGCAACCGATGACCTTCTGGGCAGTGTTACCCTCGTTTTTGAAAGCACCAACAATGGGTTATGTAACAGTGTTTCTGATACGGTGACCATTGGCCTGGTTCCGGGTCCTCAGGCAGATTTTATCTCCAATGACAATTGTATCGGTGATTCTACACAGTTCATGGATAATTCAACGAAAGGATTTGGTAACATCAATACGTGGAGCTGGTTTTTCGGTGATGGTAATGTAAGTGGACAACCTAACCCCATTCACCTTTACAACGCACAAACAACTTACAATGTCATATACATAGTAAAGGATGACCGGGGCTGCGCCGATACCATTCAGAAAGATGTATTTGTTCATCCTTTGCCCGATGCGGAGTTCCTGTATACCCCGGGTTGTCTGGGAGAACCGGTGATATTCGTGGACACTTCCCAGGTGGCGGATGGCGATAGTGTTATCACCTGGTACTGGCAGTTCGGTGATGGAGATACCTCAACCCTTCAGAACCCAACGCATATCTATCCGGTAAACGGTGGTTACCCCGTGACTTTGATCGTTTCATCGAATGTGGGATGTTCTGATACGGTGATTAATGGAATTACGGTTCTTGCACCGCCCAATGCCGACTTCACCATGGATAAGACCTTACTTAAACTCAAGGAGCCGGTAAGTTTCACCGACCTGTCCACAGGAGGTATCGGTTCCTGGTTCTGGGATTTCGGTGATGGCAATACAGATACGGACCAAAATCCGGTACACTCCTATGATCAGGACACGGGGGTCTATACCATCATGTTAATTGTTACGGATTTGAACGGGTGTGTGGATACGGCATATAAAACCCTGGAAATTTATCAGCCGCCAGCCATTCCGAATGCATTTACACCTAACGGAGATGGTACCAATGATGAATTTTTTATTCGTGGTGGTCCCTTCAGGTTTTATGAGCTAAAGGTCTATAACAACTGGGGAGAACTGATATTTCTTTCAAATAATCAGGCCAATAAATGGGACGGAACCCGCGATGGAATCGAACAACCTATGGGAGTTTACGTATATACCGCCGTGGTTATATCCGAAGATGGTGTCAAAGACGAATTCAGAGGTGATGTAACCTTGCTACGTTGA
- a CDS encoding PorP/SprF family type IX secretion system membrane protein yields MKKILHLRFPLFFVLMFVVISSSGQDIHLSQYDAAPMYLNPAMTGKFNGRMRVHGHYRTQWKSIANNPYITTALSADRHMKGNFSLGAQIMNQKAGEGDFKEFRFLLSGAYDLIQENKRGHRVSVGGQLGIIQKSFDQQKLLFDSQYRPDNGGWYDPTLPSGEGFGSSSFMVPDMSVGLLYFYGGESSRFNPFFGVTALHINKPKESFFGADNYLPMRYVLHGGVKLNMSEKLQFIPKMWMQNQTNANEMTTSFVINYHLQASDSYLIFAPTWRKDDAAILELGMKYDDYIVRVSYDFNTSTLKPTTTGRGGFEISLTWIQEKKRPDPIPNCPRL; encoded by the coding sequence ATGAAGAAAATTTTACACCTGCGTTTCCCTTTATTTTTCGTGTTGATGTTTGTGGTGATATCAAGCAGCGGACAGGATATTCACCTGTCTCAATACGATGCAGCTCCGATGTACCTCAACCCGGCCATGACCGGGAAGTTTAACGGACGCATGAGGGTTCATGGTCATTATCGTACCCAATGGAAGTCCATTGCCAACAATCCTTACATTACCACAGCGTTGTCAGCTGATCGCCATATGAAGGGTAACTTTTCCCTTGGTGCTCAGATCATGAACCAGAAAGCTGGTGAAGGAGACTTCAAGGAATTCCGGTTCCTTTTATCCGGAGCCTATGACCTGATTCAGGAGAACAAACGCGGACACCGTGTTTCAGTTGGCGGACAGTTGGGTATTATTCAGAAAAGTTTTGATCAGCAAAAATTACTTTTCGATAGCCAGTACAGACCGGATAATGGAGGATGGTATGATCCAACCTTGCCTTCGGGAGAAGGGTTTGGATCCAGTTCATTCATGGTACCGGACATGAGTGTAGGTTTACTGTATTTCTATGGAGGAGAAAGCAGCCGGTTCAATCCTTTCTTTGGTGTTACCGCCTTGCATATCAACAAACCCAAGGAGAGTTTCTTCGGAGCGGATAATTACCTGCCCATGCGCTATGTTCTTCATGGTGGCGTGAAGTTGAATATGAGCGAAAAGCTGCAATTCATTCCCAAAATGTGGATGCAGAATCAGACGAATGCCAATGAGATGACCACCAGCTTCGTCATTAATTACCATTTACAGGCATCTGACAGCTATCTGATCTTTGCGCCGACCTGGCGTAAAGACGATGCCGCCATTCTGGAGTTGGGAATGAAATATGATGACTATATCGTGCGTGTGAGCTACGATTTTAATACTTCTACCCTTAAACCCACCACAACAGGAAGGGGTGGGTTTGAGATTTCCTTAACCTGGATCCAGGAGAAGAAGCGCCCGGATCCCATCCCCAATTGTCCACGTTTGTGA
- a CDS encoding OmpA family protein → MAVLCMVSAFAQSKREWLLYGDEAFKKGDYSSAAGFYLKVLDEGTLDLESTVYPYEVIAYIKPDKPAKSKDNTAAADTTSDSTAVVPTPTDSLPQTPANPSAEDSEDSDPANSLVYGKYQYVVHQIADCFRLSYQYKKAEEWYGKAVQNESNRHPFSRYYYALTLMNNEKYDEAQAQLEKFIENYNGPDTKVKDLATKKMFSIAFAKDPASTHKDSKVSLLDTTINSGSSSFAANFYNDEGVILFAGGRKENVILDERTQNPLYLSDLFLAEKEGEKWNAPKNMRRPVNTEANEGAGVISVDRTHFYFTRCEGPNGNECSIYLSRFLNGKWLQPMKLNDNVNMEGFSSKHPALSTEEDILYFSSDRPGSIGGMDLWFCKIDDFGNAGEAHNLGYSVNTKENEVTPYFHHINNTLYFSSDGHTGLGGLDIFKAYGKDSTWSRPRNLGRPFNSGKDDLYYLVDRFEGKTGFLTSDRDSCANCSSGSDLYCYRIYELETEPLRLTIKGTVYDQKTQEPMQNTLVQLTDVKEDVPPVFVITDENGFYSTNLIEEVQYFMKAQKVKYFADAFSLNTEGAKESKDYTHDFFLEPIPSEPIAIPGIEYDYNKATLRPESMKILDDLYDFLQLNDNIVIEIGSHTDERGSADYNLDLSNRRAESVVNYLLEKGIPQARLEWKGYGETMPLVPNAKTEDDHQRNRRTAFKVTDQYYKE, encoded by the coding sequence ATGGCTGTCTTGTGCATGGTGTCGGCTTTTGCACAGAGCAAAAGGGAATGGTTGCTATATGGAGATGAAGCCTTTAAGAAAGGCGACTATTCATCCGCAGCCGGCTTTTATCTGAAAGTGCTTGACGAAGGAACACTGGACCTTGAAAGCACGGTTTACCCGTATGAGGTGATCGCCTATATCAAACCTGATAAACCGGCAAAATCAAAGGATAATACAGCCGCAGCAGATACCACATCCGACTCAACAGCAGTTGTACCTACCCCTACCGATAGCCTGCCTCAAACACCGGCAAATCCCAGCGCAGAAGACAGTGAGGATAGCGATCCTGCCAATTCACTGGTTTACGGAAAGTATCAATATGTAGTTCATCAGATAGCAGATTGTTTCAGACTGTCATACCAGTATAAAAAAGCGGAGGAATGGTACGGAAAGGCCGTTCAGAATGAATCGAACCGACATCCTTTCTCCCGGTATTATTATGCCCTGACACTCATGAATAATGAAAAGTACGATGAGGCACAGGCACAACTGGAAAAGTTCATAGAGAACTATAATGGCCCGGATACCAAGGTCAAGGATCTGGCGACCAAAAAAATGTTCAGCATTGCTTTTGCGAAGGATCCCGCCAGTACCCACAAAGATTCCAAAGTAAGCTTGCTGGATACCACCATCAACAGTGGTTCTTCCAGTTTTGCTGCTAACTTCTACAATGACGAAGGGGTGATCCTGTTTGCAGGAGGACGCAAGGAGAATGTAATCCTTGATGAACGCACCCAGAATCCCCTTTACCTGAGCGATCTCTTCCTGGCGGAAAAGGAAGGTGAGAAGTGGAATGCCCCGAAAAATATGCGTCGCCCGGTGAATACTGAAGCAAATGAAGGTGCCGGTGTGATATCCGTAGACCGCACGCACTTCTACTTCACCCGATGCGAGGGCCCCAACGGCAACGAGTGCTCTATATATCTGAGCCGGTTTCTCAATGGCAAGTGGTTGCAACCCATGAAGCTGAATGACAATGTGAATATGGAAGGTTTCTCATCCAAGCATCCCGCACTGTCTACGGAAGAAGATATTCTCTACTTCTCGTCGGATCGCCCGGGTTCCATCGGTGGCATGGACCTTTGGTTCTGTAAAATAGACGACTTCGGAAATGCCGGTGAAGCCCATAACCTGGGATATTCGGTGAATACCAAGGAAAACGAAGTGACCCCGTATTTTCACCACATCAATAATACCCTGTATTTCAGCTCCGATGGTCATACCGGACTGGGAGGATTGGATATATTCAAGGCATACGGTAAAGACAGCACATGGTCCAGGCCCAGGAACCTTGGAAGACCGTTCAACTCCGGGAAAGATGATTTATACTATCTGGTAGACCGCTTCGAAGGGAAGACAGGTTTCCTGACCTCCGATCGCGACAGCTGTGCCAATTGCAGTTCCGGAAGTGATCTGTACTGCTACCGCATTTACGAACTGGAAACCGAGCCGCTCCGCCTCACCATCAAAGGAACTGTGTATGATCAGAAAACACAGGAGCCGATGCAGAATACCCTGGTGCAGCTTACCGATGTAAAAGAGGACGTACCTCCGGTATTTGTGATCACGGATGAGAATGGTTTTTATAGCACCAACCTTATCGAAGAGGTGCAGTACTTCATGAAGGCCCAGAAAGTGAAATACTTTGCAGACGCCTTTTCCCTGAATACGGAAGGTGCAAAGGAATCCAAAGACTATACCCATGATTTCTTTCTGGAGCCCATTCCTTCAGAGCCAATTGCCATTCCTGGTATCGAATATGACTACAACAAGGCAACCTTACGGCCTGAATCTATGAAGATATTAGATGATCTTTATGATTTCCTTCAGTTGAATGATAACATCGTGATCGAGATAGGATCCCACACAGATGAACGGGGTTCAGCAGACTATAACCTGGACCTTTCGAATCGTCGTGCAGAATCCGTCGTGAATTATCTTCTGGAAAAAGGAATTCCCCAAGCCCGGCTTGAATGGAAGGGGTATGGGGAGACCATGCCGCTTGTTCCGAACGCCAAAACCGAAGATGATCATCAACGCAACCGTCGTACCGCATTCAAGGTAACGGATCAGTACTACAAGGAATAG
- the gldC gene encoding gliding motility protein GldC, producing MSKKKSEINIQVSLDDHHLPETIVWKASDADMKDTEQAKALMMSVWDEKTSNSMRIDLWTKDMLVDEMKLFFFQTLVAMADTLEKSTGENNLAEDLRDYCAHFAEKSGFTKG from the coding sequence ATGAGCAAGAAAAAATCCGAGATCAACATCCAGGTGAGTCTGGATGATCATCATTTACCCGAAACTATCGTATGGAAAGCCAGTGATGCAGATATGAAAGACACTGAGCAAGCCAAGGCCCTCATGATGTCCGTTTGGGATGAGAAAACATCAAACTCCATGCGCATAGACTTGTGGACCAAAGACATGTTGGTTGATGAAATGAAGTTGTTCTTCTTTCAGACCCTGGTTGCGATGGCGGATACCCTTGAAAAGTCTACGGGAGAAAATAACCTCGCAGAGGATCTGCGCGATTACTGTGCTCACTTTGCGGAGAAATCCGGGTTTACTAAAGGCTGA